GTAAAAATGGACATCATTAACCAGGCACTCCGGAATGCCCGTTCCAATAAGCGTTCGCTTCAGCAGGCAAAAGACGATTTGGAGCTTCGAACCAAATGGCTAAATAAATTTTGGGTCGAGTGGCACCGAAAATTCACGCTTTCGCTGGCATGTCTCATCTTTTTCTTCATTGGAGCACCTTTGGGAGCAATTATCCGGAAAGGTGGACTGGGAATGCCACTTGTCATTTCCATTGTGCTTTTCATCTTCTATTACATTATTTCCATGACCGGCGAAAAAATGTCGCGTGAAGGTGTTGGGCATATCTGGGAAGGGATGTGGTTCTCATCCCTGTTGTTTTTGCCGGCCGGTATTTTCCTAACCTACAAAGCAGCCAACGACTCTGTCATTCTCAATATGGACGCATACGCCGAATTTTTCCGTAAGCTGAATCCTTTCAAAAAGAAAAAAAAGAGGAATGAAGAGGAACAGCCTAAACAAAATGAAAATCCTTTCACTGGCGAATAAAGTACCTTTTCCTAGAAAAGATGGCGGCGCCATCGGCATATTAAATATTCTGGAAGGCTATGCCGACAATGGGCATCAGGTTACCCTGCTGGCCATGAATACGCCCAAACATCATATCCGGGAGAATGAGCTGCCAACTGATCTCACGTCGAAAATCAGGTTCCTGCTGGTTGATGTGAATACCAATATCAAAGTACTTTCCTTACTTGTTAACTGGGCTTTTTCGTTAAAAGCATACATCCTCGAGCGCTTCGTTTCGCCACCTTTTGAAAAACAGTTGATTAAACTTTTACAGGGAGAATCTTTCGATTTTGTGCAATTGGAGGGACTCTATCTCTGCCCGTATATTCCCAGTATCCGCCAAAATTCGGATGCCCGGATAATCCTTCGCGAACACAATGTGGAACACGAAATTTGGGAGCGAACGGCGGAGGTTGAAAAAGGTTTTAAGCGGTTTTACCTGAAAAATATGGCGAAGCGGTTGCGGAAAGCCGAAATTGGTTTTCTGAACCAGTACGACATTCTTTCTACCGTAACCGACAGAGACAAGGAAAAGCTCAATCGGTTAGGCAACCGGCAACCGGCAATCGTTATGCAACCTGGCTTTGCCATCGAAACGAAACCGGCAAGTGAGCTCACAGGTCCTTTGTCAATTGGTTTTCTGGGTGCGCTCGATTGGATTCCCAATCAAATCGGCTTAAAATGGTTTGTGGAAAATTGCTGGCCTCAAATCCATTCGGCACATCCGGATATCCAATTTTTGGTAGCCGGAAGAAATGCTCCCGAAGATCTTGTTGAATTCCTGAAAAAGCCTGGAATAGTTTTCTTAGGCGAAATTGAAGATGCGCACGATTTCATCTCCTCCCGAAGCATTCTCATTGTTCCGCTTCTTTCGGGAAGTGGTGTCCGGGTGAAAATTCTGGAAGGTCTGACAATGGGAAAAGCCATCGTAACCACCAGCATCGGAGCAGAAGGTATCCCGGTACAGTCAGGCAAAGAGCTGATTGTCGCCGATGCGCCGGAAGCATTTGCGAAAGCTGTAATTCAACTAATCAACAATCCCGATCGCATTCAGCAATTGGGTCACGAAGCTTTTCGGTTAGCTTCAGAACACTACCGTTACGATAAAGCCGTCATTCCGTTCCTCCAATTTCTCGAAAAAGAAGAGGAGGTGCGCCATGCTTGATGCGGCTGTTTTTGTGTTTTGGCTCTGCGTTTTCATCATCTTTTATTCTTTCGGAGGATACGGACTCTTTCTCTGGATCATGCTGAAATTACGAGGCCTTTTCAAAAAAGAAGCTTCCTCTTCCCCGAAAGGGAAAATAGCTACCGAACCTAACATTTGTCTTTTC
This Prolixibacter sp. NT017 DNA region includes the following protein-coding sequences:
- a CDS encoding glycosyltransferase family 4 protein, which gives rise to MKRNSLNKMKILSLANKVPFPRKDGGAIGILNILEGYADNGHQVTLLAMNTPKHHIRENELPTDLTSKIRFLLVDVNTNIKVLSLLVNWAFSLKAYILERFVSPPFEKQLIKLLQGESFDFVQLEGLYLCPYIPSIRQNSDARIILREHNVEHEIWERTAEVEKGFKRFYLKNMAKRLRKAEIGFLNQYDILSTVTDRDKEKLNRLGNRQPAIVMQPGFAIETKPASELTGPLSIGFLGALDWIPNQIGLKWFVENCWPQIHSAHPDIQFLVAGRNAPEDLVEFLKKPGIVFLGEIEDAHDFISSRSILIVPLLSGSGVRVKILEGLTMGKAIVTTSIGAEGIPVQSGKELIVADAPEAFAKAVIQLINNPDRIQQLGHEAFRLASEHYRYDKAVIPFLQFLEKEEEVRHA